The following coding sequences are from one Eucalyptus grandis isolate ANBG69807.140 chromosome 11, ASM1654582v1, whole genome shotgun sequence window:
- the LOC104427351 gene encoding oligopeptide transporter 5-like — protein MIIPADIPGDSPIEEVRNAVPVTDDSTLPVLTIRTWVLGPLMCAITSFMYQISTYRRSGMWVSESCAQILLLVLGRLMASTLPAKMLGIPGTNWKFSLNPGPFNIKEHVLVVILSTTGFESVQMMGTIEAVKVVYHKNISVWASILLIMTSQMIGYGFAGVFRRILVDNPYMWYPYIVPKVSFYRALHDKEPRPRGRLSGFQILMICAVSVFAYSIVPAYFMQTILVLSFLCWIWKDSVTVHQLGAGFYGLGIGSLALDWDSATAWVGNPLILPRFTIVNTLVGFVALMYVCIPVAYQMNLFDAKKFPILNSGSFDYSGNEYDVTRVLGEELKLNEQAYREYSKLYMSIGFVIQMGFGFAALTGALTYFLLFHGRETWQQLRQSMKNESKSGDIHNELMKKYDPVPRWWFYTIIVSMAILGIVNCQLFGQEFQLPTWAFLLSLAIPSIFILPLGMIEATNGTYLGIGGVAVLLIGHISPGRPLTSISFPAYAQSTKMHAITFLAEFKLGHYVKIPPKSMFLVQIFGSLLSSSVKLGTAWWALTSVENICDRDKLPKGSMWTCPGIQNTLTSSMVWGGIGPARIFSPGAYGRVYYFLLVGAAAPLVVWLAARAFPGKKWIRLINFPVIFMSAATVLPAQPVHYWTFFAVAAMYHLVARRVAKGWWARHVYDVSNGLDLGFAFCGVLVTVCFGFSEILGPAWWGRDFDSFCPLSECPTAPGVVHENCPVF, from the exons ATGATTATTCCAGCCGACATTCCCGGCGACTCGCCAATTGAGGAGGTGAGGAACGCAGTTCCAGTCACTGACGACTCAACACTCCCCGTCCTGACAATCAGGACATGGGTGTTGGGGCCACTCATGTGCGCCATCACGTCTTTCATGTACCAGATTTCCACGTACAGAAGGAGCGGGATGTGGGTCAGTGAGTCGTGCGCCCAAATTTTACTGCTTGTGCTGGGGAGACTCATGGCCTCCACTCTTCCTGCCAAGATGCTGGGGATCCCGGGAACAAACTGGAAGTTTTCTCTCAATCCAGGACCATTCAACATCAAGGAGCATGTGCTGGTGGTCATCCTCTCCACGACAGGATTCGAATCGGTTCAGATGATGGGGACCATCGAGGCCGTCAAGGTGGTGTATCACAAGAATATAAGTGTTTGGGCTTCCATTTTGTTGATCATGACATCTCAG ATGATAGGATATGGTTTTGCTGGAGTGTTCAGAAGGATTCTTGTGGACAATCCTTACATGTGGTACCCCTATATCGTACCAAAAGTATCTTTCTATAG AGCGCTCCATGACAAAGAACCGAGACCTAGAGGCCGGCTCAGCGGATTCCAAATTCTCATGATTTGTGCTGTCTCTGTCTTTGCCTATTCCATCGTTCCTGCCTACTTCATGCAAACTATCTTGGTGTTGTCATTCCTCTGCTGGATCTGGAAAGACTCAGTCACGGTGCATCAACTCGGCGCGGGATTCTATGGTCTTGGGATTGGTTCTCTTGCCCTTGACTGGGACTCGGCTACAGCTTGGGTGGGCAACCCTTTGATCTTGCCTAGGTTCACAATCGTGAACACACTGGTTGGATTCGTGGCTTTAATGTACGTGTGCATTCCGGTGGCCTATCAGATGAATTTGTTTGACGCGAAGAAGTTCCCAATATTAAATTCAGGTTCATTTGATTATTCGGGAAACGAGTATGATGTTACACGGGTGCTTGGAGAAGAGTTAAAACTTAACGAGCAGGCGTACAGGGAGTACTCAAAGTTGTACATGAGCATTGGCTTTGTCATACAAATGGGATTCGGATTCGCTGCACTCACTGGAGCATTGACTTATTTTCTTCTGTTCCACGGAAG GGAGACCTGGCAGCAGCTGAGGCAGTCAATGAAAAACGAGAGCAAGTCCGGCGACATTCACAACGAGCTCATGAAGAAGTACGATCCTGTCCCTCGGTGGTGGTTCTACACGATTATCGTGTCGATGGCTATTCTTGGCATTGTCAATTGCCAGCTCTTTGGCCAAGAATTCCAACTTCCCACTTGGGCATTCCTACTTTCCTTGGCTATACCATCCATCTTCATTCTTCCCCTGGGCATGATTGAAGCTACCAATGGCACT TACCTCGGAATAGGCGGTGTCGCCGTGTTGCTCATCGGCCATATATCCCCAGGGAGGCCTTTAACCAGCATCAGTTTCCCGGCCTATGCCCAAAGCACTAAGATGCACGCCATCACGTTTTTAGCCGAGTTCAAGCTAGGGCATTACGTGAAGATCCCGCCGAAATCCATGTTCCTTGTTCAG ATCTTCGGCTCGCTTCTCTCCAGCTCTGTCAAGCTTGGTACTGCCTGGTGGGCCCTTACGTCGGTCGAGAACATTTGCGACCGAGACAAGCTGCCTAAGGGGAGCATGTGGACATGCCCCGGGATCCAGAACACCTTGACCAGCTCCATGGTATGGGGCGGGATCGGGCCGGCCAGGATTTTCTCGCCAGGGGCCTACGGGCGAGTCTACTACTTCCTCCTGGTGGGGGCGGCCGCACCCCTGGTGGTGTGGCTCGCGGCCAGGGCCTTCCCAGGGAAGAAATGGATCCGGCTCATCAACTTCCCGGTCATCTTCATGTCGGCCGCAACCGTGCTCCCGGCTCAGCCGGTGCACTACTGGACGTTCTTCGCGGTGGCGGCCATGTACCACCTGGTGGCCCGGAGGGTGGCAAAGGGGTGGTGGGCCCGGCACGTGTACGACGTGTCTAACGGGTTGGACCTTGGGTTCGCCTTCTGTGGGGTGCTCGTCACTGTGTGCTTTGGGTTTTCCGAAATACTGGGGCCAGCCTGGTGGGGCAGGGACTTCGACTCCTTCTGTCCGCTGTCCGAGTGTCCGACCGCACCGGGCGTCGTCCACGAAAACTGCCCCGTCTTCTGA
- the LOC104427350 gene encoding oligopeptide transporter 5-like, producing MKTEEKPILNHDINVDPRKDGDFGLKDSGTKHTDIPNDSPIEEVRNAIPATDDSTLPVLTIRTWVLGPLMCTIFSIMYQLSSYRRSHMIISVSCAQIILLLVGRLMASALPATIVRIPGTNWKFSLNPGPFNMKEHALLVILSTTGFESTIAIGTINVIKVVYHRNISVWASILLVMTSQMIGYGFAGMFRRILVDNPYMWYPLIVPQVSFYRALHDKEPRPRGRLSGFQIVIICAVLVFAYTIVPNYFMQTILAVSFLCWIWKDSVTVHQLGAGYNGLGLGSLALDWESATAWVGNPLILPRFTIVNTLAGFVLIAYVCIPVAYWMNAFDSKRFPIFAQKPYDYSGKEYNVERVFGEDLQFNEQAYSEYSKLYMSIAYVFKLGFTFAALTGTVTYFLLFHGRESWQQLRQSMKSEGKSGDIHKELMKKYKPIPQWWFYTIIVSMVILGIVNCQLFGKEIQLPTWAFLLSLALPSILILPLGIIEATTGAYLGLSVLSDLIIGYLYPGRPITSETFPAYVQSTKMHAIGFLAEYKLGHYMKIPPRSMFLIQIFGSLLSSSVKLGTAWWVLTSVENICEIDKLPKGSVWTCPSLQPTLTHTLTWGGVGPARMFGPGGYAGLYYFFLAGVAGPLVVWLAARAFPRRKWIRLINFPVIFISASFLMPARPVHYWTFFVLAGAYHLVARRVAKGWWARHVYDASNGMDLGNAFFGVLHTLCFGVSQIQGPQWWGRDFDEFCPLSMCPTAAGVVRKKCPVF from the exons ATGAAAACAGAGGAGAAACCCATCTTAAACCATGACATTAATGTGGATCCACGCAAAGATGGCGACTTTGGCCTCAAGGATTCAGGAACAAAACACA CTGACATTCCCAATGACTCACCCATTGAGGAAGTGAGGAACGCAATTCCAGCCACTGACGACTCGACGCTCCCTGTCCTAACAATAAGGACATGGGTGTTGGGGCCACTCATGTGCACCATATTTTCTATCATGTACCAGCTTTCCTCGTATAGAAGGAGCCACATGATCATCAGTGTGTCATGCGCCCAGATAATACTGCTTCTGGTGGGGAGACTAATGGCCTCCGCTCTTCCGGCCACGATCGTGAGGATCCCAGGGACGAACTGGAAGTTTTCTCTCAATCCTGGACCATTCAACATGAAGGAGCACGCGCTGCTGGTCATCCTCTCCACGACAGGATTTGAATCCACTATTGCCATAGGGACCATCAATGTCATCAAGGTGGTATATCACAGGAATATAAGTGTTTGGGCTTCCATTTTGTTGGTCATGACATCTCAG ATGATAGGATATGGTTTTGCTGGAATGTTCAGAAGGATTCTTGTGGACAATCCTTACATGTGGTACCCCTTAATCGTACCACAAGTTTCTTTCTACAG AGCGCTCCATGACAAAGAACCAAGACCTAGGGGCCGGCTCAGCGGATTCCAAATTGTCATCATCTGTGCTGTCCTTGTCTTTGCCTATACCATCGTTCCCAACTACTTCATGCAGACTATCCTCGCGGTCTCATTCCTCTGCTGGATCTGGAAAGACTCGGTCACGGTGCATCAACTTGGCGCGGGTTACAATGGTCTTGGGCTCGGTTCTCTTGCCCTTGACTGGGAATCGGCTACAGCTTGGGTGGGCAACCCTTTGATCTTGCCTAGGTTCACGATCGTGAACACACTCGCTGGATTCGTGCTCATAGCGTATGTGTGCATACCGGTGGCCTATTGGATGAATGCGTTTGACTCGAAGAGGTTCCCAATCTTCGCTCAAAAACCTTATGATTATTCAGGAAAGGAGTATAATGTTGAACGGGTTTTTGGAGAAGACTTACAATTTAACGAGCAGGCGTACAGCGAGTACTCGAAGTTGTACATGAGCATCGCATATGTCTTCAAACTGGGATTCACATTTGCTGCCCTAACCGGAACAGTGACTTATTTTCTTCTGTTCCACGGAAG gGAGAGCTGGCAGCAGCTGAGGCAGTCGATGAAAAGCGAGGGCAAGTCCGGCGACATTCACAAGGAGCTTATGAAGAAGTACAAGCCGATCCCTCAGTGGTGGTTCTACACGATTATCGTGTCGATGGTCATTCTCGGCATTGTCAATTGCCAACTCTTTGGCAAAGAAATCCAACTTCCCACTTGGGCATTCCTACTTTCCTTGGCTTTACCATCCATCCTCATTCTTCCCCTGGGCATCATTGAAGCTACCACTGGCGCT TACCTTGGACTATCGGTTCTCTCCGACTTGATCATCGGCTATTTATACCCGGGGAGGCCTATAACTAGCGAAACTTTCCCAGCCTATGTTCAAAGCACTAAGATGCACGCCATCGGGTTTTTAGCCGAGTACAAGTTAGGACATTATATGAAGATCCCGCCGAGATCCATGTTCCTTATTCAG ATCTTCGGCTCGCTCCTCTCCAGCTCCGTCAAGCTGGGGACCGCATGGTGGGTCCTGACATCGGTCGAGAACATATGCGAGATCGACAAGCTGCCCAAGGGGAGCGTGTGGACGTGCCCGTCACTCCAGCCAACCCTTACCCACACCTTGACATGGGGCGGGGTCGGGCCGGCGCGGATGTTCGGGCCGGGGGGATACGCGGGGCTCTACTACTTCTTCCTGGCGGGGGTGGCGGGGCCCCTGGTGGTGTGGCTAGCAGCCCGTGCCTTCCCGAGAAGGAAATGGATCCGGCTCATCAACTTCCCGGTCATCTTCATATCGGCCTCCTTCCTGATGCCAGCCAGGCCGGTGCACTACTGGACGTTCTTCGTGCTGGCGGGGGCGTACCACCTGGTGGCCCGGCGGGTGGCGAAGGGGTGGTGGGCCCGCCACGTGTACGACGCGTCCAACGGGATGGACCTCGGGAACGCCTTCTTCGGGGTGCTCCACACGCTGTGCTTCGGGGTATCCCAGATACAGGGGCCGCAATGGTGGGGCAGGGACTTCGACGAGTTCTGTCCGTTGTCCATGTGTCCGACCGCGGCGGGCGTCGTCCGCAAGAAGTGCCCCGTCTTCTGA
- the LOC104425207 gene encoding long chain acyl-CoA synthetase 8, producing MEKLDADYLSVWKSYGPRGALGAFLVAIAVPILLSTMLLGKKKVKQRGVPVVVGGEAGYAIRNSRSPELVEVPWKGATTMAALFEQSCKKYSRQRFLGTRKLISKEIIPADDGRKFEKLHLGDYEWITYRETFDRACNFASGLVRLGHNVDTRAAIFADTRAEWLIAFQGFFRQDITVVTIYASLGEDALVHSLNETQVSTLVCDSKQLKKLAAIGSKLTTIQNVIYFDDGEPENDSKLSGSMSNWNVKSFSEIEKLGKERPSPPNLPSKNGIAVIMYTSGSTGLPKGVMITHGNVVATAAAVTTVVPKLGSDDVYLAYLPLAHVFELAAESVMLVAGCAIGYGSTLTITDTSSKIKKGTKGDVSVLQPTLMTAVPAILDRVRDGVLKKVEEKGGLAKSLFNTGYKRRLAAIEGSWFGAWGVESTLWDLIVFKKIRAVLGGHIRFMLCGGAPLSGDTQRFINICMGAPIGQGYGLTETFAGAAFSEWDDDSVGRVGPPLPCSYIKLVSWEEGGYRTSDKPMPRGEIVVGGTSITAGYFNNEQKTKEVYRVDERGMRWFYTGDIGRFHPDGCLEIIDRKKDIVKLQHGEYISLGKVEAALSSSHYVENIMVYADPFNNYCVALIVPARQALEKWANEAGVNYSDYVELCNKTEAVTEIKKSLSEVAKPAKLDKFEIPAKIKLLPEPWTPESGLVTAALKIKREQLKAKFKDELQKLYE from the exons ATGGAAAAACTAGATGCTGATTACTTGTCAGTTTGGAAAAGCTATGGACCACGTGGTGCTTTGGGTGCTTTTCTTGTTGCCATCGCTGTACCTATTCTTCTCTCTACTATGCtcttgggaaagaaaaaagtgaaacaaAGGGGAGTACCCGTAGTGGTTGGTGGGGAGGCTGGTTATGCCATACGCAATAGTAGATCGCCTGAATTGGTTGAAGTTCCTTGGAAGGGTGCAACCACCATGGCAGCTCTGTTTGAGCAATCTTGTAAGAAATATTCACGTCAAAGATTTCTTGGGACAAGGAAACTTATTAGCAAGGAGATTATCCCAGCTGACGATGGTAGGAAGTTCGAAAAATTACATTTGGGAGATTATGAATGGATCACTTATCGAGAGACTTTTGACCGTGCTTGCAACTTTGCATCTGGACTTGTTAGATTGGGTCATAATGTGGATACCCGTGCAGCCATATTTGCAGATACTCGAGCAGAATGGCTCATTGCCTTTCAG GGGTTCTTTCGACAGGATATTACCGTTGTCACCATCTATGCTTCTCTAGGTGAGGATGCGCTAGTTCATTCCCTCAACGAG ACTCAAGTTTCAACCCTGGTCTGCGATTCCAAACAGTTGAAGAAGTTGGCTGCAATAGGTTCAAAATTGACGACAATTCAGAATGTCATTTATTTTGATGATGGTGAACCAGAGAATGATTCTAAATTATCTGGAAGCATGAGCAATTGGAATGTGAAATCATTTTCTGAGATTGAGAAACTTGGCAAAGAAAGGCCTTCCCCTCCTAACCTACCATCTAAAAATGGGATTGCTGTGATAATGTACACAAGCGGAAGTACTGGTCTGCCTAAG GGTGTCATGATCACTCATGGCAACGTCGTGGCTACTGCTGCAGCAGTTACAACTGTGGTCCCAAAATTGGGCAGCGATGATGTTTATCTCGCGTACTTGCCCCTTGCCCATGTTTTTGAGTTGGCAGCTGAG TCTGTGATGTTGGTTGCAGGTTGTGCCATCGGTTATGGGTCAACACTGACTATAACAGACACGTCTAGCAAAATTAAGAAGGGTACAAAGGGAGATGTTTCTGTTTTGCAGCCAACTCTCATGACTGCAGTTCCTGCCATCCTGGATCGTGTTCGAGATGGAGTTCTGAAAAAG GTTGAAGAGAAAGGGGGTTTGGCTAAAAGTCTATTCAACACTGGATATAAGCGTCGACTGGCTGCTATAGAAGGAAGCTGGTTTGGAGCTTGGGGAGTGGAAAGCACGTTGTGGGATCTCATAGTTTTTAAGAAGATTCGCGCAGTACTAGGGGGTCATATCCGATTTATGCTTTGTGGTGGAGCTCCTTTGTCTGGTGATACCCAGCGGTTTATCAACATCTGCATGGG GGCTCCTATTGGTCAAGGTTATGGCTTGACAGAGACCTTTGCTGGGGCTGCATTTTCTGAGTGGGATGACGATAGTGTGGGCCGTGTTGGCCCACCGCTGCCGTGTAGCTATATCAAG CTTGTTTCTTGGGAAGAAGGTGGGTATAGAACATCAGACAAACCAATGCCTCGAGGAGAAATTGTTGTTGGTGGGACCAGCATCACTGCTGGTTACTTTAATAATGAACAAAAAACTAAGGAGGTGTATCGG GTTGACGAGAGGGGCATGCGTTGGTTCTATACTGGTGATATTGGACGGTTTCATCCGGATGGCTGCCTTGAAATTATTGACCGGAAGAAAGATATTGTTAAACTTCAGCATGGGGAGTATATATCTCTTGGAAAG GTCGAAGCTGCATTGAGCTCAAGCCATTATGTAGAAAACATCATGGTATATGCAGATCCATTCAACAACTACTGTGTAGCCTTAATCGTTCCTGCAAGGCAGGCGCTGGAGAAATGGGCCAATGAAGCCGGTGTTAATTACAGTGATTATGTTGAGCTGTGCAACAAAACTGAGGCAGTGACTGAGATTAAGAAATCACTTTCCGAG GTGGCAAAGCCAGCAAAGCTGGACAAGTTTGAAATTCCtgcaaaaatcaaattattgcCAGAACCATGGACACCAGAGTCGGGATTAGTCACTGCTGCGCTCAAGATAAAGAGAGAACAGCTGAAGGCCAAGTTCAAAGATGAGCTCCAAAAGCTGTACGAGTGA
- the LOC104425208 gene encoding uncharacterized protein LOC104425208 has translation MSASTNPIVSTISARVPPLERSLVRARLPKPRIPFPSLPSKVPPFARAIVRKHCNGNPSVSPSGRPGGLQVRRSFTKNEKPEDPLLEEEEGPSRGDAEGGRDWTSSVLLFLLWGGIMYYVFNLAPNQTPSRDVYFLQKLLNLKGDDGFRMNGVLVSLWNIMGLWPMVYSMLLLPTGRSSKGSVPVWPFAVLSFFGGVYALIPYFVLWKPPPPPVEEAELSRWPLNFLESKLTAGIVSLAGLGLITYAAFAGGDDWREFFQYFRESKLIHVTSLDFTLLSAFAPFWVYNDMSSRKWYEKGSWLLPLSAVPFLGPALYLILRPAVKTVSVVSSTSEQE, from the exons ATGTCAGCCAGCACCAATCCCATCGTCTCCACCATCTCCGCTCGCGTCCCACCTCTCGAGCGCTCGCTCGTCCGCGCTCGACTCCCGAAACCCAGAATCCCATTCCCTTCGCTCCCCTCAAAGGTCCCTCCTTTCGCGCGTGCCATCGTCCGCAAGCACTGCAATGGCAACCCCTCCGTTTCTCCGTCCGGTAGGCCCGGAGGCCTTCAAGTTCGTCGCAGCTTCACCAAGAACGAGAAGCCGGAGGACCCACttctggaggaggaggagggcccGTCGAGGGGCGAtgcggagggagggagggactgGACGTCGTCGGTCTTGCTCTTCCTGCTCTGGGGAGGGATTATGTATTATGTCTTCAACTTAGCTCCGAACCAGACTCCG TCGAGGGACGTGTATTTTCTGCAAAAGCTGTTGAATTTGAAAGGAGATGATGGTTTCAGGATGAATGGAGTGCTTGTGTCCTTGTGGAACATTATGGGTTTGTGGCCTATGGTTTATAGCATGCTGCTGCTTCCAACAGGCCGAAG CTCAAAGGGCAGTGTTCCTGTCTGGCCTTTCGCAgtactttctttctttggcgGCGTCTATGCTCTCATTCCTTACTTTGTACTATGGAAACCACCTCCACCTCCTGTTGAAGAAGCTGAGCTCAGTAGATGGCCTTTGAATTTCCTAGAATCAAAGCTCACTGCTGGG ATAGTATCTCTTGCAGGACTAGGATTGATCACCTATGCAGCTTTTGCGGGTGGAGATGACTGGAGGGAGTTCTTCCAGTACTTCAGAGAGAGCAAATTA ATCCACGTCACATCCCTCGATTTCACTCTACTGTCTGCATTTGCTCCTTTCTGGGTTTACAACGACATGAGCTCTCGGAAATG GTATGAGAAAGGCTCCTGGCTTCTCCCTCTTTCCGCAGTGCCATTTCTAGGCCCTGCTTTGTATCTCATACTACGGCCTGCAGTGAAAACTGTTTCGGTTGTTTCGAGTACATCTGAGCAAGAGTAG
- the LOC104425206 gene encoding uncharacterized protein LOC104425206 — protein sequence MYGLSRRLSVLGRGFHTVPADGPSDTLRRKIAELEKTKKRRNPRKNQVFVEVPEPKTFLDTATWPMILASVGIALFAKLLMMYDDSRSQEIIERKINHAPAGQGSVRMLSREEWDEIREVRPRTPFESKLARPNARIRTGEPLRMEDLKDWTIDVIADALARVEESVHNPK from the exons ATGTATGGGTTAAGCCGAAGGCTTTCGGTGCTTGGAAGAGGGTTCCACACGGTGCCGGCTGATGGCCCATCCGACACCTTGAGGAGGAAGATTGCTGAGCtggagaagacgaagaagaggaggaatcCTAGGAAGAATCAAGTATTTGTTGAGGTTCCGGAGCCAAAAACATTTCTTGATACGGCAACTTGGCCGATGATCCTTGCCAGTGTTGGAATTGCACTCTTTGCGAAGCTGCTCATgatg TATGATGATTCGAGATCCCAGGAAATAATTGAGAGGAAAATAAACCATGCTCCTGCTGGTCAAGGCTCAGTTAGGATGCTCTCTCGTGAAGAGTGGGATGAAATACGAGAAGTGAGGCCCAGGACTCCATTTGAATCCAAGCTTGCTCGACCAAATGCTAGAATAAGAACTGGAGAACCCTTGCGCATG GAGGACTTGAAGGACTGGACAATTGATGTCATTGCTGATGCACTTGCCCGAGTCGAAGAAAGCGTTCACAACCCCAAGTGA
- the LOC104425205 gene encoding GBF-interacting protein 1 isoform X2 yields MSSSGGSKVPVIPSGVRQTIQDIKEITGNHSEEEIYAMLRECSMDPNETAQKLLFQDTFHEVKRKRDRRKESSNRESSESRWQPGSQGRGSKGGRSNYLPRHVSNDAGDGRNAAAAKENGINPAADKGVGPTSHGIKNKESISAASPLAGATNRPNAGSSANITVTDAVSSSRGNRRGHSEMILPSSHGLSKLDNGSTPLDANGCVQTAVGADIPSGQSKPNPSPPSSVCFSSSDPVILPSIDSRIPSSVSTIKREVGSHRPPVEPDALSKNKAATASEVGGSLEHEKMPNQFQEADKTGTVEPSQHSFGSTHGVSSVSRPSSNYNNRSQQLVGSQKVGSNKEWKPKPTNPTASQRSGTVAPEVNPVTTSQLAPSIPDPVEAASTLQKKLETLRLSQRQPVILPNHIHVPESERTKFSFGSFDASFGISTNSISAPESDKSSTIVSEMSLAVEETMEDSSGQIVPPTADEENYPDYPQSPRQVPESVSPAEDDVSSSAAPNYKELKQEGALGQQQSAVHTSPNYNFGFGPPVVGNQIASFENSESQTRDAPRLPSFVVQQPFDPAIYPAQFYRSGIDTDGRLSPFSSPGVATKYNDSVGVLQQQASQPSQEGGNSLVLSTAGPTPLVTQTAGLMQNSLAMTQQPLPVFRPPTGVHMAPYSPNYFHYGPYYPQFFVPPPAIPQFLANGTFAQQPQAASLFPAPPTAAASAVKYPLPQYKTAGNTGNPTHVGVPISYGPYGSSAAGYNSGSAATAGNTNTNEELGASQFKENNMYITGQQSEGSRVWIAAPGREIPSLPTTSFYNLPQQAVQDLGGAVDMTGPAANVYQQPQHAQMAWPSNY; encoded by the exons ATGAGCAGCAGTGGTGGGTCCAAGGTCCCCGTCATCCCGAGCGGCGTGAGGCAGACGATCCAGGACATTAAGGAGATCACGGGCAACCACAGTGAGGAGGAGATTTACGCAATGCTCAGGGAATGCTCCATGGATCCAAATGAGACCGCCCAGAAGCTCCTTTTTCAGG ATACATTTCATGAGGTTAAGAGGAAGCGTGACAGGAGAAAGGAG AGTTCGAACAGAGAGTCATCAGAGTCCCGGTGGCAGCCTGGCTCGCAGGGACGAGGTAGTAAGGGTGGTCGTTCCAATTATTTGCCTCGACATGTATCAAATG ATGCTGGTGATGGCAGGAATGCTGCTGCTGCCAAGGAGAATGGGATTAATCCAGCAGCAGATAAGGGTGTTGGTCCTACTTCACACgggataaaaaataaagagagtatCTCAGCGGCAAG CCCTTTGGCTGGTGCTACCAATCGTCCAAATGCTGGATCCTCTGCAAATATTACTGTTACTGATGCTGTCAGTTCATCTCGAGGAAATCGGAGAGGCCATTCTGAAATGATTTTACCATCTAGCCATGGTCTCAGTAAGTTAGACAATGGATCAACCCCACTTGATGCCAATGGATGTGTCCAAACGGCAGTTGGAGCTGACATCCCATCTGGGCAGTCCAAGCCTAACCCTTCACCACCTTCTTCAGTCTGTTTCTCGTCTTCCGATCCTGTCATATTGCCCTCCATTGACTCACGGATACCCAGTTCTGTGAGTACAATTAAACGTGAAGTCGGGAGTCATCGACCTCCTGTTGAACCAGATGCACTAAGCAAAAACAAAGCAGCTACTG CTTCTGAGGTCGGTGGCTCTCTTGAGCATGAAAAGATGCCTAACCAATTTCAGGAGGCCGACAAGACTGGAACTGTGGAGCCCTCTCAGCATTCATTTGGTTCAACTCACGGTGTCTCATCTGTTAGTCGCCCATCATCCAATTACAACAATCGATCGCAGCAGCTAGTTGGGTCTCAGAAAG TGGGTTCAAACAAGGAGTGGAAACCAAAGCCAACAAATCCTACTGCTTCTCAAAGGTCTGGAACAGTTGCACCTGAAGTCAATCCTGTTACCACCTCGCAGTTAGCACCAAGCATTCCTGATCCAGTAGAGGCGGCTTCAACTCTGCAGAAAAAGCTGGAAACTTTACGTCTTTCACAACGTCAACCTGTTATACTCCCAAACCACATCCATGTCCCTGAATCTGAAAGAACCAAGTTCAGCTTTGGAAGTTTTGATGCAAGTTTCGGCATAAGTACAAACTCCATCAGTGCTCCTGAGAGTGATAAAAGCTCCACAATTGTCTCAGAAATGTCTCTGGCTGTCGAGGAAACCATGGAGGACTCAAG TGGCCAGATTGTCCCACCAACTGCTGATGAAGAAAATTATCCGGATTATCCACAATCACCAAGGCAAGTGCCTGAGAGTGTTTCTCCTGCTGAGGATGATGTCTCCTCGAGTGCAGCTCCTAATTACAAAGAGTTAAAGCAGGAAGGTGCGTTAGGCCAACAGCAGTCGGCAGTTCATACTTCTCCCAACTATAATTTTGGGTTTGGGCCCCCAGTAGTTGGAAATCAGATTGCTTCTTTTGAAAATTCTGAGTCTCAAACACGGGATGCTCCTCGCCTTCCAAGCTTTGTA GTTCAACAACCATTTGATCCAGCAATTTATCCTGCTCAATTCTATCGGTCAGGCATTGATACCGATGGCCGCCTTTCACCCTTTTCTTCACCTGGAGTTGCTACTAAGTACAATGACAGTGTTGGGGTCTTGCAGCAACAGGCTTCTCAGCCTTCTCAGGAG GGTGGGAACTCCTTAGTTCTGTCTACAGCCGGACCAACTCCCCTTGTGACTCAGACTGCTGGGCTCATGCAAAACTCACTTGCCATGACTCAGCAACCACTCCCTGTATTCCGTCCCCCCACTGGTGTTCATATGGCTCCTTATTctccaaattattttcattatggacCCTACTACCCTCAATTTTTTGTTCCACCTCCAGCCATTCCCCAGTTCTTAGCGAACGGCACATTTGCTCAGCAGCCTCAGGCAGCTAGTTTATTCCCTGCACCACCTACTGCTGCTGCTTCGGCAGTCAAATATCCACTACCTCAGTATAAAACAGCTGGTAATACTGGTAATCCGACCCACGTAGGAGTGCCGATTAGTTATGGGCCTTATGGTTCATCTGCCGCTGGTTATAATTCTGGCTCTGCTGCAACGGCTGGGAACACCAATACTAATGAGGAGCTTGGTGCATCTCAGTTCAAGGAAAATAATATGTACATCACGGGACAACAG